From one Salmo salar chromosome ssa09, Ssal_v3.1, whole genome shotgun sequence genomic stretch:
- the alms1 gene encoding uncharacterized protein alms1 isoform X2, whose translation MEPQELTSPADINRRTESWFHLPAEEDRSQFLGLEFQDSRLSPALALLPEYDFSGYSLFQQTTDLEFAPLRGSPYVSVASERFLTPRAKKGSNGVVQPSDPHRASLSQHPLAYTSTLSEHPLGHTSTLSQSEEMASSCCSLSEHSMSPGDGLGQPEEDRYPVTVRDNEGQKTHRSGTRTSLLDPDRPLAVLPDDSASFLSGDIPARKLLELLQKDVGMPSGSSSAVSSVSEISLNRINFFGGESRSDSCVSKPDCLREERNVSQRVQPNVSPELQPDVSPELQPDVSPELQPDVSPELQPDISPPVTGRREGPQGGASVSPENTEKLKSKQSSRMSEISNITIRSLSSQPDESSNALRRQLCSELEKSLDSEPGAESQGGASRGPITSLHSEVNTPDIVTNRPNVSTTGSTKGRLSVTRGLLASVLGQGAGVGAQFSAGFSVERGHRERDLWSSGNQTGIEPDVSFLSLLPQPVSQSTPGVFLHAPVRSSTKMSALTFNMEVSQRSSDSRVSPQPAVVTLPDRHIPVQDPLLPARETVQEPSGRSHHSLPSLNYLQKVDAWKTNQSSNKMSFYDNLSLQGFSGVFPKQKAYDAVSDSLTRMLTLPQLGNQTLSRCESGPSSPTRGEAAGSGLPEREDTVRPVGGPSPLCRSQSHSSLNTVVTSIQRAHRAQTHTDQDSSQTQTEEESAPGQPREFEKNQGVSDRVQSGGGPKQPSHFISLGRFSNVSSNRDVLSSSQDSGHSGQNFEVSVRAASSSVVSLGVDNYAPYWSSKPSSPHKERELNIEERIPMYLHNLGIDQSPSTILNPFGPRGPIREPEFSPTDLCTIKGSTATGTPTKSTQPSEGDSPHKGEFSRSSLLSVASSMSLPLSVDSLHLYPIRSQAENTRGCMSSSPGPDRDRSPSQGSLRMALCPLDISVENTELQDSQQDSHCLQPSSPAPQSTQPLDLHIYQLPAPQSNHQKYPGLLPDLQSSEQHQRDRRVNVSTQAAIEMAGRLESSADSLSQYRDRVKNSLSQYKDGDRDSLYSDRDMDEDILSQYRDMDRDVLSQYRDGAVASCPQVNTTMDRSNPDDSFVGSQTLQDIRLLLGRAENIVSGGSTSSGASSHLLHSNDDILLLSLRRKMEGFQDSSFTSSSGGAGVGDPRSHSSLLWARSSSDSMLPADRKRDEERESSAYSGEGHVRLTREAEQLSTPAREESGRLLRDSEHYGRPQDSSENREHYGRPPQDSSEDREHYGRPPQDSSEDREHYGRPPQDISGSSSTFLLTESVRRAEPEGCSAGLSDTRIGPVLLSVMPVSQPGPSLGDAGGGKLQQAPTTTMGGGNTVQVAPAEGNSSSSSFSCPVGSEQGFGGLSEPARGGDQGGDALSDGGGSSSSGGSSLAARVARLLQSESPATVVSLSSRASTATSDLEESRAREWLRLKVSGQQCETLELNTVDRQRIEEIKREILFNHPLKSQRSMDTDSSSASSLVGPGGQPPSLPQPEEQLDGEQQQFRALRAAEDCLSHQLQQLSGNPFDDSVELRTPLRQDLEARVRQIALREGIYVLPRTHLPPLTSITIATSRRSPLPEPLQVSQFTLDGVSQPTVQGWLPQTQQQERESNATSTPCSVSRDSTTTTGSQANSSSLYPRDRKTRLGQERGQERGQEPGQVESQLPGRDQENHFTGPPHSAAPLPLTPGMYGQMSCSHPDVGRPGSIMGSGEDWVSGAWTTRTGYVSHLHLTLSPGPKGAEERSRRLLSFAPVRHSSAVSSSIDVDKSPSYAPEPSPANQTGSQENRDPICRQGQETADASAQITTGTSTATSTFPQCFTPPQRLTGTGPSRQAALSVLLPYKPHGSEMFYVSQTHPDPQLSPVRSDSIGESTHPGSDDAVPPRFNIEILGSREQQVDKVVDRGVNIKHTEGIYSKRLRLGENYSMERTGGLTRGPAVPSTTTRGPAIPSTTTRGPAIPSTTTRGPAIPTTTTRGPAVPTTTTRGPAVPTTTTRGPAVPTTTTRGPAVPSTTTRGPAVPSTTTRGPAVPSTTTRGPAVPSTTTRGPAIPTTTTRGPAVPSTTTRGPAVPSTTTRGPAVPTTTTRGPAIPTTTTRGPSGATRDHGTSITTSTHTQGVPDTDRPVQPSLRCSLEVGEEELEVFQPLHVEMDYSSLDLHHHFPKTHPTHHLHMDHQISNIHLVRTSAPDPGMEREPGRQDHSLARRCGSTLDQLWRRFSERWSLEEARPTNEREASLLERLERLSRLIHSTGNSAPPEPEPRQQTDTTEQDGGGRRRERKSGRKEEERRREGVEEGRRREGVEEGRRRREKSNSGRSDPDAKANQAKASVPRQAWELQDEEPQPAEGEDCSASYSSSPSHRPARSQYLCPAERESSGSISGETSSSMSTIDTARLVRAFGAHRVRGLNTGGTSSSHRTSHSLSKLYSTILQQRQSKEQRRGRSRETPHVPSESTGTDDSVIPADSASSTSTYTLPSHRGPSHSKKAVKHVSKGVQAGDLEIVSNGTRRHTRDVGTTFPSPGSARGARVLPSSHSGSKRVRAGDRSPQKTKRKMSQPFAKPYYPQGVSWYIPAENLRAEGRKENKPEQQPPRGPAWFEPYSRTTRPWREPLRQRQIQDRERLTDRLQTNQLEADRDRPNERQHIKHSVITPPGPEPTGNAPAALVRISLQEALELRRPEFVSRSRERVKRLVLQVEERKLQVVFSRERNDLFNQPRRPGRLSQPAGTAVFQRAVPKKELVQRSKQMYEQLPEVQRRREEEKRREEYRSYRLNAQLYNKRITNRVLGRQTPWQ comes from the exons CATCCTCTGGGTCACACCTCCACCCTGTCTCAGTCAGAGGAGATGGCCAGTAGCTGCTGCTCCCTGTCCGAACACAGCATGTCCCCTGGTGACGGGTTGGGACAACCAGAGGAGGACCGCTACCCAGTCACCGTCAGGGATAACGAGGGGCAGAAGACTCATCGTTCTGGG ACACGTACCAGTCTCCTTGACCCAGACAGACCTCTGGCCGTGCTCCCTGACGACAGCGCTTCCTTCCTCAGCGGGGACATCCCTGCTAGAAAGCTGCTGGAGCTGCTCCAGAAGGACGTCGGCATGCCCAGCGGTAGCAGCAgtgctgtctcctctgtctctgagaTCTCTCTCAACAGGATTAACTTCTTTGGGGGAGAATCCAGGAGTGACAGCTGTGTTTCCAAACCAGACTgcttgagagaagagaggaatgtGAGCCAAAGAGTGCAGCCCAACGTCTCACCCGAGCTGCAGCCCGACGTCTCACCCGAGCTGCAGCCCGACGTCTCACCCGAGCTGCAGCCCGACGTCTCACCCGAGCTGCAGCCTGACATCTCACCACCAGTCACAGGGAGAAGAGAAGGCCCTCAAGGAGGAGCCTCCGTCTCACCCGAGAACACGGAGAAACTCAAAAGTAAACAGTCTTCACGGATGTCTGAAATTTCCAACATCACCATCCGTTCCCTAAGCAGCCAGCCGGATGAAAGCAGTAATGCGCTCCGCAGGCAGCTCTGCTCGGAGCTAGAGAAGAGTCTGGACTCTGAGCCTGGAGCAGAGTCCCAGGGAGGTGCCAGCCGTGGGCCCATAACCTCCTTACACAGTGAAGTCAACACACCTGACATTGTCACCAATAGACCTAACGTTTCAACCACTGGATCCACCAAAGGGAGGTTGAGCGTGACCAGAGGGCTACTGGCCAGTGTGTTAGGTCAAGGGGCTGGGGTCGGGGCCCAGTTTTCAGCAGGATTCAGTGTGGAGCGAGGACATAGGGAGAGAGACCTCTGGTCCTCAGGGAATCAGACAGGCATAGAACCAGACGTTTCGTTCCTGAGCCTCCTCCCTCAGCCCGTGTCCCAGTCCACCCCAGGTGTGTTCCTCCACGCTCCAGTCAGATCCAGCACTAAGATGTCTGCCCTCACCTTTAACATGGAGGTCTCTCAGCGTTCCTCAGACTCCAGAGTCTCGCCCCAGCCTGCTGTAGTCACCCTGCCTGATAGACACATCCCTGTCCAGGACCCCCTTCTGCCtgccagagagacagtacaggagCCCTCAGGAAGAAGCCACCATTCTCTCCCCAGTCTCAACTACCTACAGAAGGTTGATGCCTGGAAGACCAACCAGAGTTCAAACAAGATGTCGTTCTATGACAACCTGTCTCTTCAGGGTTTCTCCGGGGTCTTTCCCAAGCAGAAGGCCTACGATGcagtctctgactctctgacccgTATGCTGACTCTTCCACAGCTGGGCAACCAGACCCTCAGCAGGTGTGAATCTGGACCCTCCTCCCCTACCAGAGGGGAGGCAGCAGGTAGTGGTCTTCccgagagagaggacacagtccGGCCTGTAGGAGGGCCATCCCCCCTATGCAGGTCTCAGTCCCACTCCTCCCTTAACACAGTGGTCACGTCTATCCAGAGAGCTCAccgtgcacagacacacactgaccaggacagcagtcagacacagacagaggaggagagtgctCCAGGCCAGCCCAGAGAGTTTGAGAAAAACCAGGGAGTGTCAGACAGGGTTCAGTCAGGAGGTGGACCTAAACAGCCCTCTCACTTCATCAGCCTGGGACGCTTCAGTAACGTGTCATCAAACCGAGACGTCCTCTCCAGTTCCCAGGACAGTGGTCACAGTGGGCAGAACTTTGAGGTGTCCGTCAGGGctgcttcttcttctgtggtcaGTCTGGGGGTGGATAACTATGCCCCGTACTGGTCCTCCAAACCTTCCTCACCACACAAGGAGAGGGAGCTCAACATTGAAGAAAGGATTCCG ATGTACCTTCACAACCTTGGGATCGACCAATCTCCTTCTACGATCCTCAATCCCTTTGGACCTCGAGGGCCAATCAGAGAGCCAGAGTTCTCTCCCACTGATCTGTGCACCATAAAGGGATCCACAGCAACTGGCACTCCAACCAAGAGCACACAGCCTTCTgaag GCGACAGCCCTCATAAAGGAGAGTTCTCCAGGTCCAGCCTGCTGTCTGTGGCCTCAAGCATGTCCCTACCTCTCAGTGTGGACAGCCTCCATCTCTATCCCATAAGGAGCCAGGCAGAGAACACCAGGGGCTGCATGTCCTCCTCTCCgggaccagacagagacagatctcCCAGCCAGGGCAGTCTGAGGATGGCCCTCTGCCCCCTGGATATCTCAGTGGAGAACACAGAGCTCCAGGACTCCCAGCAGGATTCTCACTGCCTCCAGCCATCCTCCCCTGCACCACAGTCCACCCAGCCCCTTGACCTCCACATCTACCAGCTCCCTGCACCACAGTCCAATCATCAAAAGTACCCTGGCTTGCTTCCGGACCTACAGTCCTCTGAGCAAcatcagagagacagaagagTTAATGTCTCTACCCAGGCTGCTATAGAGATGGCAGGGAGGCTTGAGTCCAGTGCTGACAGCTTATCTCAGTACAGAGACAGGGTCAAAAACAGCTTATCTCAATACaaagatggagacagagacagtttatacagtgacagagacatggacgAAGACATCTTGTCTCAGTacagagacatggacagagaCGTCTTGTCTCAGTACAGAGACGGAGCAGTAGCATCCTGTCCCCAGGTTAACACCACCATGGATCGTAGTAATCCTGACGATTCCTTCGTAGGCTCCCAGACTCTTCAGGACATTAGGCTTTTGTTGGGTCGGGCTGAAAACATTGTGTCGGGCGGGTCCACCTCCTCTGGCgcctcctcccacctcctccactctaacgacgacatcctgctcctctctctcaggaggaagatggagggatTCCAGGActcctccttcacctcctcctctgGTGGGGCCGGGGTAGGGGACCCGAGGAGTCACTCCTCATTGCTTTGGGCCCGCTCCTCCTCTGACTCCATGCTGCCGGCAGATaggaagagagatgaggagagggagagctcTGCCTACAGCGGGGAAGGTCATGTCAGGCTAACCAGAGAAGCAGAGCAGCTGTCCACACCCGCCAGAGAGGAGTCTGGGAGACTACTACGGGACAGTGAGCATTATGGGAGACCTCAGGACAGTTCTGAAAACAGAGAGCATTATGGGAGACCACCACAGGACAGTTCTGAAGACAGAGAGCATTATGGGAGACCACCACAGGACAGCTCTGAAGACAGAGAGCATTATGGGAGACCACCACAGGACATCTCTGGCAGTAGCTCCACTTTCCTCCTGACCGAATCCGTGCGGAGGGCGGAACCTGAGGGCTGCAGTGCCGGCCTCTCGGACACGAGGATTGGCCCTGTGCTGTTGTCAGTTATGCCGGTCAGCCAACCTGGTCCCTCATTGGGTGATGCTGGCGGTGGCAAGCTGCAACAGGCTCCAACAACAACAATGGGAGGAGGGAACACAGTGCAGGTGGCTCCAGCAGAGGGAAACTCTTCCTCTTCTTCGTTCTCCTGTCCCGTGGGCTCTGAGCAAGGGTTTGGAGGTCTGTCTGAGCCGGCCCGAGGTGGGGATCAGGGTGGAGATGCTCTGAGTGATggtggcggcagcagcagcagcggcggtaGTTCCCTAGCAGCCAGGGTAGCCAGGCTGCTCCAGAGTGAGTCCCCGGCTACGGTGGTGTCCCTGTCCAGCCGAGCCAGTACCGCCACCTCAGACCTGGAGGAAAGCAGAGCAAGAG AGTGGCTGAGGCTGAAGGTGTCTGGGCAGCAGTGTGAAACTCTGGAGCTCAACACGGTGGACAGACAACGCAtagaagagataaagagagagatactCTTTAATCACCCACTAAAG AGCCAGAGGAGCATGGACACGGACAGCAGTAGTGCGTCCAGCCTTGTAGGTCCAGGGGGCCAGCCTCCCTCCCTACCCCAGCCTGAGGAgcagttggatggggagcagcAGCAGTTCAGGGCCCTGAGGGCAGCAGAGGACTGTCTGTCCCACCAGCTACAGCAGTTGAGCGGGAATCCGTTTGACGACAGCGTTGAGCTGCGTACCCCTCTAAGGCAGGACCTAGAGGCCCGGGTCAGACAGATCGCCCTCCGAGAGGGGATATACGTCCTCCCTAGAACTCACCTTCCACCCCTCACCTCCATCACCATTGCCACCTCCCGCCGCTCCCCTCTCCCCGAGCCTCTACAGGTGTCCCAGTTCACCTTAGATGGGGTCTCCCAACCCACAGTGCAGGGGTGGCTACCTCAGACACAGCAGCAGGAGAGGGAGAGCAACGCCACCTCAACACCCTGCTCCGTGTCCAGAGACTCAACCACCACGACTGGATCACAGGCCAACAGCAGCAGTCTGTAccccagagacagaaagacacgcCTGGGCCAGGAGCGGGGCCAGGAGCGGGGCCAGGAGCCGGGCCAGGTAGAATCCCAG CTGCCTGGTAGAGACCAAGAGAACCACTTTACTGGTCCCCCCCACTCCGCAGCTCCTCTCCCTCTGACCCCAGGCATGTACGGACAGATGTCCTGTTCTCACCCCGACGTAGGGCGTCCTGGGTCCATCATGGGTTCTGGAGAAGACTGGGTCTCTGGAGCTTGGACCACCAGGACGGGTTATGTCTCCCACCTCCACCTCACCCTTTCCCCTGGTCCTAAAGGGGCTGAAGAGAGGTCCCGGAGACTTCTGTCCTTTGCTCCTGTCAGACACTCCTCTGCTGTCTCCAGCAGTATTGACGTAGACAAGAGCCCAAGTTACGCCCCCGAGCCTTCCCCGGCCAATCAGACGGGGTCGCAGGAGAACAGAGATCCGATTTGTAGACAGGGGCAGGAGACGGCCGACGCCTCAGCCCAGATCACCACGGGAACGTCAACGGCAACCTCCACCTTCCCACAATGCTTCACACCTCCCCAGAGGCTGACTGGTACCGGTCCGTCTAGGCAGGCGGCGCTGTCGGTTCTGTTGCCATATAAGCCACACGGTAGTGAGATGTTCTACGTATCCCAGACACATCCTGACCCACAGCTTTCCCCGGTACGGTCTGACTCCATCGGGGAGAGTACCCACCCAG gCTCGGACGACGCGGTGCCCCCTCGCTTCAACATAGAGATCCTGGGGTCACGAGAGCAGCAGGTGGACAAGGTGGTGGACAGGGGGGTCAACATCAAACACACAGAGGGTATCTACAGCAAGAGACTAAGACTGGGAGAAAACTACAGTATGGAGAGGACAG GAGGGTTAACCAGAGGACCTGCTGTACCATCCACCACCACTAGAGGACCTGCTATTCCATCCACCACCACTAGAGGTCCTGCTATACCATCCACCACCACTAGAGGTCCTGCTATACCAACCACCACAACTAGAGGTCCTGCTGttccaaccaccaccactagagGTCCTGCTGttccaaccaccaccactagagGTCCTGCTGttccaaccaccaccactagagGTCCTGCTGTACCATCCACCACCACTAGAGGTCCTGCTGTACCATCCACCACCACTAGAGGTCCTGCTGTACCATCCACCACCACTAGAGGTCCTGCTGTACCATCCACCACCACTAGAGGTCCTGCTAttccaaccaccaccactagagGTCCTGCTGTACCATCCACCACCACTAGAGGTCCTGCTGTACCATCCACCACCACTAGAGGTCCTGCtgtaccaaccaccaccactagagGTCCTGCtataccaaccaccaccactagagGACCATCTGGGGCCACGAGGGACCATGGAACCTCAATCACCACGTCCACACACACCCAGGGGGTCCCAGACACAGACCGCCCTGTCCAGCCCTCCCTTCGCTGCAGCCTGGAGGTGGGGGAAGAGGAGCTGGAGGTGTTTCAGCCTCTGCATGTAGAGATGGACTATAGTTCTCTGGACCTCCACCATCACTTCCCCAAAACCCACCCAACTCACCATCTCCACATGGACCACCAGATCTCCAACATCCACCTTGTCCGAACCTCAGCCCCTGACCCAGGGATGGAGCGAGAGCCAGGAAGGCAGGACCACAGTCTAGCCCGGCGGTGTGGCAGCACTCTGGACCAATTGTGGCGCAGGTTCAGTGAGAGGTGGAGCCTGGAGGAAGCCCGGCCCACCAATGAGAGAGAGGCGTCCCTGCTGGAACGTCTGGAGCGTCTGTCTCGCCTCATCCACAGCACCGGGAACTCCGCCCCGCCAGAACCAGAACCAAGGCAGCAGACTGACACCACAGAACAagacggaggagggaggagaagagaacgAAAGAGTGgtaggaaggaggaagagaggagaagagaaggtgtggaggaagggaggagaagagaaggtgtGGAGGAAGGGAGGCGTAGGAGAGAGAAGAGTAACAGTGGACGGAGCGATCCCGATGCTAAAGCTAACCAGGCTAAGGCTAGTGTTCCGCGCCAGGCCTGGGAGCTGCAGGATGAGGAGCCCCAGCCCGCAGAGGGGGAGGACTGCTCAGCCTCTTACAGTTCTAGCCCCTCCCACCGCCCGGCCCGCAGCCAGTACCTGtgtccagcagagagagagagttctgggAGCATCTCAGGGGAGACCAGCAGCTCCATGTCTACAATAGACACAGCTCGACTGGTGAGGGCTTTCGGAGCCCATCGGGTCAGAGGGCTGAATACAGGAG GGACTAGTTCCAGTCACAGGACCAGCCACAGCCTTAGTAAACTGTACAGCACCATCCTCCAGCAGAGGCAGAgcaaggagcagaggagagggagatccaGAGAGACTCCTCATGTCCCATCAGAGTCTACTGGCACTGATGACTCTGTA ATTCCAGCTGACTCTGCATCATCCACCAGCACCTACACCCTCCCCTCGCATCGTGGCCCCTCCCACTCCAAGAAGGCAGTCAAACATGTCAGCAAAGGCGTACAGGCAG GGGACCTGGAGATTGTGAGTAACGGAACACGTCGCCACACCCGTGACGTTGGCACAACGTTCCCCTCGCCAGGCTCAGCCAGGGGTGCCAGGGTGCTCCCCTCCTCACACTCTGGTAGCAAGAGGGTTAGAGCGGGGGACAGGAGCCCTCAGAAAACCAAGAGGAAGATGAGCCAACCCTTTGCCAAGCCCTATTACCCTCAAG GTGTATCATGGTACATCCCTGCTGAGAACCTGAGAGCCGAGGGCAGGAAGGAGAACAAGCCAGAGCAGCAGCCTCCCCGGGGCCCGGCCTGGTTTGAACCCTACAGCAGAACCACCCGGCCCTGGAGAGAACCGCTCAGACAGAGACAAATACAGGACAG ggagagactgacagacagactacagaccaaTCAGCTGGAGGCTGACCGGGACAGACCCAATGAGAGGCAGCACATCAAGCACAGCGTCATCACCCCTCCTGGGCCTGAACCCACTGGCAACGCCCCCGCCGCTCTGGTCCgaatctctctccag GAAGCTCTGGAGCTGCGTCGGCCAGAGTTTGTGTCTCGTTCTCGTGAGAGGGTGAAGCGTCTGGTGCtgcaggtggaggagaggaagctgCAGGTTGTCTTTAGCAGAGAGAGAAATGATCTCTTCAACCAACCCAGAAGACCTGGGAGACTGTCCCAACCCGCAG GCACAGCGGTGTTTCAAAGAGCCGTTCCAAAGAAGGAGCTGGTGCAGCGGTCGAAACA GATGTATGAGCAGCTGCCAGAGgtgcagaggaggagagaggaggagaagaggagagaggagtaccGCTCTTACAGACTCAATGCTCAGCTCTACAACAAG AGAATCACCAACAGAGTCCTGGGCAGACAAACACCCTGGCAGTGA